A single region of the Epinephelus moara isolate mb chromosome 12, YSFRI_EMoa_1.0, whole genome shotgun sequence genome encodes:
- the LOC126398349 gene encoding muscarinic acetylcholine receptor M5-like, protein MDVDPANSTFTNASQVAPFNVWEVITIATVSAIVSLITIVGNVLVLLSFKVNSQLKTVNNYYLLSLAFADLIIGVLSMNLYTTYILMGYWSLGNLACDLWLAVDYVASNASVMNLLVISFDRYFSITRPLTYRAKRTPKRAAIMIGLAWLVSFVLWAPPILCWQYFVGERNVPPDQCQIQFLTEPVITFGTAIAAFYIPVSVMTILYCRIYKETQKRTKDLAELQGLATENVLEGTKPQKTIIHSCFHFTRERRDRSQASWSSSNQSNATKTTTRSDEAWAKADQITSFNSYSSSEEEEQHVSIETPQGSFKEQGSGENNKNGQVNDYTEDLYFSTPKKKSSKKRISYKFKPGSKGKNGKPTTATPCLPEAEPPAKNTSPSSSTTSKPIDPVLKNQITKRKRMVLVKEKKAAQTLSAILLAFILTWTPYNIMVLISTFCAECIPTSLWHLGYWLCYVNSTINPMCYALCNKTFQKTFRMLLLCQWRRRRRGEDKLYWCGQNPNVNNKMT, encoded by the coding sequence ATGGATGTAGATCCTGCAAACAGCACTTTTACCAACGCATCACAGGTGGCTCCCTTCAACGTCTGGGAGGTCATAACCATCGCTACAGTGTCGGCCATTGTCAGCTTGATAACTATCGTGGGTAACGTGCTGGTGTTGCTGTCTTTCAAAGTCAACAGCCAGCTGAAGACTGTTAACAACTACTACCTGCTGAGTTTGGCGTTCGCTGACCTCATCATCGGAGTGTTGTCCATGAACTTATACACCACGTACATCCTGATGGGTTACTGGTCCTTGGGGAACCTCGCATGTGATCTCTGGCTGGCAGTGGATTATGTAGCCAGCAATGCCTCAGTTATGAACTTACTTGTCATCAGCTTCGACAGGTACTTCTCCATCACGAGGCCGCTGACGTACAGGGCTAAAAGGACTCCAAAGAGAGCTGCCATCATGATCGGCCTCGCTTGGTTGGTGTCTTTTGTCCTCTGGGCGCCGCCCATTCTGTGCTGGCAGTACTTTGTAGGGGAGAGAAACGTGCCTCCTGACCAGTGCCAGATCCAGTTTTTAACAGAGCCTGTGATCACATTTGGCACAGCCATCGCTGCTTTCTACATCCCTGTCTCCGTTATGACCATCCTTTACTGTAGGATCTACAAGGAGACGCAGAAACGGACCAAAGATCTGGCAGAGCTGCAAGGGCTCGCGACAGAGAATGTTCTCGAGGGGACTAAACCACAGAAAACTATCATTCATTCTTGCTTTCATTTcaccagagagaggagggaccGCAGTCAGGCCTCCTGGTCCTCATCTAATCAAAGTAATGCCACTAAAACTACCACTAGATCAGACGAGGCATGGGCGAAGGCAGATCAGATCACTTCCTTTAACAGCTACTCCTCGtctgaagaggaggagcagcatGTTTCAATAGAAACTCCACAGGGATCTTTCAAAGAGCAAGGCAGTGGAGAAAATAACAAGAACGGGCAGGTGAATGATTACACAGAAGATCTGTATTTTTCCACTCCTAAGAAGAAGAGCAGTAAAAAACGCATCTCTTATAAATTCAAACCTGGCTCAAAGGGTAAAAACGGCAAACCTACGACTGCCACGCCCTGCCTGCCTGAAGCAGAGCCGCCCGCCAAAAAcacctccccttcctcctccaccacctccaaaCCCATCGACCCCGTCCTGAAGAACCAGATCACCAAGAGGAAAAGGATGGTGCTGGTGAAGGAGAAGAAGGCAGCCCAGACTCTCAGCGCCATCCTCCTGGCCTTCATCCTCACATGGACGCCATACAACATCATGGTGCTCATCTCCACCTTCTGTGCAGAGTGCATCCCCACGTCCCTGTGGCACCTGGGCTACTGGCTGTGCTACGTCAACAGCACCATCAACCCCATGTGCTACGCCCTCTGCAACAAGACCTTTCAGAAGACCTTCCGcatgctgctgctctgccagtggaggaggaggaggagaggcgaAGACAAGCTGTACTGGTGTGGACAAAACCCAAACgtcaacaataaaatgacttGA